Proteins encoded in a region of the Rutidosis leptorrhynchoides isolate AG116_Rl617_1_P2 chromosome 9, CSIRO_AGI_Rlap_v1, whole genome shotgun sequence genome:
- the LOC139866040 gene encoding uncharacterized calcium-binding protein At1g02270-like, with protein sequence MPPHHHLILFLHSLAISIVYIFIQGIMGRTNKAMTKRSPSRINNFADPNGFSCTTFNILAPIYKRLIHEGRACRESAIRAYWLNRNEKILDLLLRERSSIICLQEFWVNNEELVDMYDTKLGDAGYINFKLPRTNNRGDGLLTAVHKDYFRVIDHREFLFNDFGDRVAQLLHVEVIAPFAQCRSKNVCRELLIVNTHLLFPHDSSLSLERLRQVYKILQSVDTYQKENNLDPLPIILCGDWNGSKSGHVYRFLRSQGFVSSYDIAHQYTDADAHKWVSHRNHRGNVCGVDFIWLLNPNKYRKLLKASWSDAVFGLFKYQVSRASLTNEDAFAFLKAVSDGDHITYSGFCEALRQLNLTGNMYGLNEEETKDLWLQADVDGNGVLDYKDFQQRIWNSMWNYQIENTTRDQDDNMNDTHATIGLGVKNAELFPTETENGSWPEDYSLSDHASLTVVFSPVKMTCSRLVS encoded by the exons ATGCCCCCACACCACCATTTGATTCTGTTTCTTCATTCACTAGCCATTTCCATCGTTTATATATTCATTCAAG GAATTATGGGAAGGACCAACAAAGCAATGACTAAAAGAAGCCCATCAAGAATCAATAATTTTGCAGACCCAAATGGTTTTTCTTGTACAACCTTCAATATTCTTGCTCCAATTTACAAACGCTTGATTCATGAG GGTAGGGCTTGTAGAGAAAGTGCAATTAGGGCTTATTGGTTGAATAGGAATGAAAAGATATTGGATTTGTTGTTGCGTGAAAGATCATCCATTATTTGCCTCCAG GAGTTTTGGGTTAATAATGAAGAACTTGTTGATATGTATGACACAAAGCTTGGGGATGCAGGGTACATCAATTTCAAGCTTCCAAGAACAAATAACCGTGGCGACG GCTTGTTAACGGCTGTGCATAAAGATTACTTTCGTGTAATCGACCATAGAGAGTTCCTATTCAATGATTTTGGTGATCGTGTTGCTCAGCTTTTGCACGTTGAAGTAATCGCACCTTTTGCACAATGTCGATCTAAGAATGTTTGTCGAGAACTTCTTATAGTCAACACTCACTTGTTATTCCCACATGATTCAAGCTTGTCGTTAGAAAGATTGCGACAG GTGTACAAAATCTTGCAATCGGTTGATACTTATCAAAAAGAGAACAACCTTGATCCTTTGCCAATCATTCTTTGCGG TGACTGGAATGGGAGCAAGAGTGGTCACGTTTATAGGTTTTTAAGGTCGCAGGGTTTTGTATCATCATACGATATTGCCCATCAATATACTGATGCAGATGCACATAAG TGGGTTAGTCATAGAAATCATCGTGGAAACGTATGTGGCGTGGATTTCATATGGCTTCTTAATCCAAATAAATATCGAAAATTACTCAAAGCAAGTTGGAGTGATGCAGTCTTTGGATTGTTTAAG TATCAAGTGAGTCGGGCTTCGCTTACCAATGAAGATGCATTTGCATTTTTAAAGGCTGTGAGCGACGGTGATCATATTACTTACTCCGGTTTTTGTGAAGCATTGCGCCAG CTTAATCTTACGGGTAATATGTACGGCCTTAACGAGGAGGAAACAAAAGACTTGTGGCTGCAAGCAGACGTTGATGGAAATGGCGTTCTTGACTACAAAGATTTTCAGCAACGGATATGGAATTCAATGTGGAATTACCAAATTGAAAACACAACGAGAGATCAAGATGACAATATGAACGATACACATGCCACGATAGGATTAGGCGTAAAAAATGCAGAATTGTTTCCAACAGAAACTGAAAACGGTTCATGGCCAGAAGACTATTCGTTATCAGATCATGCCAGCCTCACGGTTGTGTTTTCGCCTGTTAAAATGACATGTTCTCGGTTGGTTTCTTGA